CCCATGCCGTGCGTGCCGCCCGTGACGACAGCCTTCTTCCCTTGATACTTCACCGGATCTCCTCGATGACGCTCGCGATCGCGTGCGCCCCGTGGCCCGCCGCCACCGCACGGTCGAACAGCTCCCGCACCGCTGCCGGGACCGAGAACCCGATCCCCTGCGCACGGCTGGTCTCCACCAGCAGACCCAGCCCGGCGGCGTTGATGTCCAAAGCGGACACGTCCGTCTCGTAGTTCCCGCTCGCGACCTGGGCGCCGATTCCCGGCAGGAACCCGCCGACCGCCGAGTGCCACGACAACGCCATCGGCGTGAACGTCGACGGCTCGACGCCCTCGGTGCCCACCAGCGCCAGCGCGTGCAGGTACCCGGCCATCGTCGACCACATGATCCCCAGCAGCGCCAGGTCGTACAGCGCCGCCAGCCCGGCGTCCTCGCCGAGGAACACCGGCTTCCCCAGCACCGACAACACCTCGCGCTGCGCCGAAAACACCGACGGCGAACCCGAGTAGAGGATCCGCGACTGCGCGGTCCCGATGCCCTGCGGCACCGCCATGATCACGCCGTCCACGTAGTCGATGCCCGCCGACGCAGCCCACGAAGCCACCTCGCGAGCCTGCGCGGGCGTCCCCGAAGTGAGGTTGACCAGCACCTTCGGCGTAGCGGCGGCCAGCACCGGCTGCTGACTGTCGTATGTGGACAGACAGCTGAGCACGACGTCCGCCGAGGACACCTCCGCCGGCGTGGCCGCTAGCCGCGCCCCGCGGTCGAGCAGCGGCCCCGCCTTGAGCGGCGACCGGTTCCACACCACGACGTCGTGGCCCGCCCCCAGCAACGCGCCGGCGAGGGCGGCACCCATCCACCCCAGGCCGAGCACACCCACCTGTTTCTTGCTTTCTCCCATGCCGATCATGCTGCGGGCGCGCTTTACCATGGACAAGTACCGACTATTAAGTCAGGTACTCACCAAAACGTAAGGATCCTGCATGCTGGCGAGAAGCTACCGCTGCGGACTGGACGCGGCGATCGACGTGGTGGGCGGCCGCTGGAAGGCCCTGATCCTGTGGGCGCTGCACGCCGAGCCGCTGCGGTTCGGCGAGCTGAAGCGGAAGGTGTCCGGGATCAGCGAGAAGATGCTGATCCAGGCGCTGCGGGAGCTGGAGGCGGACGAGGTCGTGCACCGCGAGGTGTTCCACGAGATCCCGCCGAAGGTCGAATACTCGCTGACCGATCTGGGTCAGCGGCTGAACACCGCGTTGCTGCCGCTGGGCGACTGGGGCGAGGAGAACATGGCCGACATCGCGAAGCGCCGGGGCGTCACGCCCGCGCCGTCGCATACTCCTTGAGCGTGATCGCGTTGCCCGCCTTGAGCGGCAGCTCCTCGATCACCTTGCGCCACGGCAGGTACGGCAGCAGCTTGTAGTTCAGGTTGCGCATCCGGATCCAGCCCCGGGTCGGCGGGACGAACCACTTCCCGTTGCCCTGGGCCAGTTTCTGGCAGACCTCGGCGAAGCCGCGCATCTCGGTTTCGTACGCGCCGAACGCGCGCCGGTGGTCGCCGCCCGCGGCCGCGAGCTCGCCCGCCAGCACGTACGCGCCGACGATCGCGAGGCTCGTCCCCATGCCCGAGAGCGGCGCCGCGCAGTACGCGGCGTCGCCGACCAGCGCGACGCGGCCGCGGGAGTACGAGTCGAGCACGATCTGGCTGGCCGAGTCGAAGTAGAAGTCCGGCGCTTCGCGCATCGCCTCGAGCAGCGTCGAAGTCTCCCAGCCGACACCCTCGAACGTCTCCTCGACGATCCGCCGCTGCTGCTCGACGTCGCGGGGGTCGTAGTCGATCGGCGGCGAGCCGAACCAGAACAGCGCCTTCGCCTCCGCGTTGTCCCGCGCGCTGTAGACGCCGACGGTGCGGTTCGGCTCGTTGTAGAACCGGCCGGCGTGGTCGAGGCCGAGGTGGTTCGGCACGGTGAAGATCGAGACGTGGTAGCCGAGGTCGCGGCGGTACCAGGACTCGTCGCCGAAGACCAGTGAGCGCACGGTGGAGTGCAGCCCGTCGGCCCCGATGACCAGGTCGAACTCGCGCGGAGCGCCGTGTTCGAAGGTGACCGTGACGCCGTCGTCGCGGTCGAGGACGCCGGTGATCGCGTCGCCGAAGACGTACTCGACGTCGTCCATCGTGGCTTCGTGGAGGATCCGCGACAGGTCGCCGCGCATGATCTCCAGCTCGCCGCTCTGGAACGTCGGGGGCGTGACGACCAGCGGCCGGTCTTCACTGTCCACATAGGTCACTTCGCCCATCCGGGTCGCGGCCGCTTCGACCTGCTCCAGCAGGCCCATCCGGTCGAGGACCCGCAGGGACGCGCCGCGGAAGTCGACCGCGTAGCCGCCGTCGCGCAGTTCGGGGGCGCGTTCGACGACCGTCGGCGTGCAGCCGTGGCGGTGGAGCCAGAAGGCGAGGGCGGGACCGGCGACGCCGGCGCCGGAGATGAGGACTCGTCGATTCGTCATGCCGAGAACCATAACCGCGATTTGGGCGATCGCGCAAGACGATCGTCTAAGGCGATCGTGCTAGGCTCTGGACATGGGCAACAAGGAAGCACTGCTGGCCGGCGCGAAGCGCTGCCTGAACGAGAAGGGCTACGCCCGCACGACCGTGCGGGACCTGGCCTCGGCGGCGAACGTGAGCATGGCCGCCATCGGCTACCACTTCGGTTCACGGGAAGCACTGCTCAACACCGCGCTGATCGAGGCGAACGAGGAGTGGGGCGAGACGCTGGCCAAG
This genomic window from Amycolatopsis mongoliensis contains:
- a CDS encoding NAD(P)-dependent oxidoreductase, whose translation is MGESKKQVGVLGLGWMGAALAGALLGAGHDVVVWNRSPLKAGPLLDRGARLAATPAEVSSADVVLSCLSTYDSQQPVLAAATPKVLVNLTSGTPAQAREVASWAASAGIDYVDGVIMAVPQGIGTAQSRILYSGSPSVFSAQREVLSVLGKPVFLGEDAGLAALYDLALLGIMWSTMAGYLHALALVGTEGVEPSTFTPMALSWHSAVGGFLPGIGAQVASGNYETDVSALDINAAGLGLLVETSRAQGIGFSVPAAVRELFDRAVAAGHGAHAIASVIEEIR
- a CDS encoding winged helix-turn-helix transcriptional regulator → MLARSYRCGLDAAIDVVGGRWKALILWALHAEPLRFGELKRKVSGISEKMLIQALRELEADEVVHREVFHEIPPKVEYSLTDLGQRLNTALLPLGDWGEENMADIAKRRGVTPAPSHTP
- a CDS encoding FAD-dependent monooxygenase, encoding MTNRRVLISGAGVAGPALAFWLHRHGCTPTVVERAPELRDGGYAVDFRGASLRVLDRMGLLEQVEAAATRMGEVTYVDSEDRPLVVTPPTFQSGELEIMRGDLSRILHEATMDDVEYVFGDAITGVLDRDDGVTVTFEHGAPREFDLVIGADGLHSTVRSLVFGDESWYRRDLGYHVSIFTVPNHLGLDHAGRFYNEPNRTVGVYSARDNAEAKALFWFGSPPIDYDPRDVEQQRRIVEETFEGVGWETSTLLEAMREAPDFYFDSASQIVLDSYSRGRVALVGDAAYCAAPLSGMGTSLAIVGAYVLAGELAAAGGDHRRAFGAYETEMRGFAEVCQKLAQGNGKWFVPPTRGWIRMRNLNYKLLPYLPWRKVIEELPLKAGNAITLKEYATARA